The following coding sequences lie in one Flavobacteriales bacterium genomic window:
- the purL gene encoding phosphoribosylformylglycinamidine synthase — protein MIVFFKSNSNKIIAVQFNGKLNENDLPKLNWLLAATQIKEEKLAGFFVGPRKEMVSPWSTNAVEITQNMGINNIVRVEEYKVVEGKNAAVDPMLEILYTELNQDLFTINIKPEEVLFIDNIKAYSDKEGLALSDDEVEYLENVVSRIGRKLTDSEVFGFSQVNSEHCRHKIFNGTFVIDGKEKPSSLFNLIRKTSQQNPNTIVSAYKDNVSFVKGPKALQFAPTTQNKADFFEVNEIDTVLSLKAETHNFPTTVEPFNGAATGSGGEIRDRMAGGQGSVPMAGTAVYMTAYSRLEKNREWEKAMAERPWLYQTPLDILIKASNGASDFGNKFGQPLINGSVLTFEHTEAGKKYGYDKVIMQAGGIGYGKLTDAQKHLPKKGDKIVVLGGDNYRIGMGGSAVSSVATGEFSNSIELNAIQRSNPEMQKRVCNVIRAFSESTNNPIISIHDHGAGGHLNCLSELVEATGGIINLRKLPVGDATLSAKEIVGNESQERMGLVIEEKDLTLMQEIADRERAPMYVVGDITGDHKFTFEDKETGQNPIDLKIEDMFGKPPKTVITDTTNKTKYQEVDYDTNKIKEYLNQVLQLESVACKDWLTNKVDRSVTGKVAKQQTVGEIQVPLNNLGAVALDYTGKSGIATALGHAPIASLINPVNGSKLAIAEALTNLIWAPMPNGIKSVSLSANWMWPCKNPGEDARLYEAVESVSTFACDLGLNIPTGKDSLSMVQKYKDDKVYAPGTVIITASGEVTDIKKIVEPLLVVNEETSLIYIDFSEDKFQLGGSAFAQVVNKIGTTAPNINDHNYFARAFDTVQQLIKDGKVLAGHDISSGGLITALLEMNFGNTSGGLNVNLDSIDEADLIKILFNENPAILIQVKDSDKVVSELGKKGIHAHIIAKPIQKREINIKHKGAQLKFDVEELRDTWFKTSYLLDKNQSTEHYAAERFKNYKEYKLNYKFPQHFKGNLSDYGVGHGRKTKTGAKAAIIREKGVNGDREMAYSLFLAGFDVKDVHMTDLISGREDLSDVNMIVFVGGFSNSDVLGSAKGWAGAFLFNPKAKQALDNFYARKDTLSLGVCNGCQLMMELGLVKSKGQTQPMHHNVSGKFESTFLGVTVQENKSILLSSLTGSSLGIWVAHGEGRFMFEGEETDYNIALTYNYNNYPGNPNGSEYNTAGIVSDCGRHLAMMPHLERIIFPWQAPFYPADKKMEEVTPWFEAFVNARKWVGTVSK, from the coding sequence ATGATTGTATTTTTTAAAAGTAACTCAAACAAAATTATTGCAGTTCAATTTAATGGTAAATTAAATGAAAACGATTTGCCAAAGTTGAATTGGTTGTTGGCTGCTACTCAAATTAAAGAAGAAAAGTTAGCAGGTTTTTTTGTTGGTCCACGTAAAGAGATGGTTTCACCTTGGAGTACCAATGCTGTTGAAATTACTCAAAACATGGGCATAAACAATATTGTTAGAGTAGAGGAATACAAAGTGGTGGAAGGTAAAAATGCAGCGGTAGACCCTATGTTGGAAATACTTTACACCGAATTAAATCAAGATTTATTTACTATCAATATTAAGCCTGAAGAGGTATTGTTTATTGATAACATTAAAGCATATAGCGATAAAGAAGGCTTGGCGTTGAGCGATGATGAGGTAGAATATTTAGAGAATGTAGTGAGTAGAATTGGACGAAAACTAACTGATAGTGAGGTGTTTGGATTTTCACAAGTGAATTCGGAGCACTGCCGACATAAAATATTTAATGGAACATTTGTAATTGATGGAAAAGAAAAACCATCATCACTATTTAATCTGATTAGAAAAACATCACAACAAAATCCTAATACCATTGTGTCGGCTTACAAAGACAATGTAAGTTTTGTGAAAGGACCAAAAGCTTTGCAGTTTGCTCCAACAACACAAAATAAAGCTGATTTTTTTGAAGTAAACGAAATTGATACGGTTCTTTCATTAAAAGCAGAAACACACAATTTTCCCACAACTGTTGAGCCTTTTAATGGTGCCGCAACAGGTTCTGGTGGAGAAATTAGAGATAGAATGGCTGGTGGGCAAGGAAGTGTTCCTATGGCTGGTACAGCGGTTTATATGACAGCCTACTCACGTTTAGAAAAAAACAGGGAGTGGGAAAAAGCTATGGCAGAACGTCCTTGGTTATACCAAACTCCTTTAGATATTTTAATCAAAGCTTCAAACGGAGCATCTGATTTTGGAAATAAATTCGGACAACCATTAATCAATGGTTCGGTATTGACTTTTGAGCATACCGAAGCAGGTAAAAAATATGGTTACGATAAAGTAATTATGCAAGCCGGAGGTATTGGTTATGGAAAATTAACCGATGCTCAAAAACACTTACCAAAAAAAGGAGATAAAATTGTTGTTTTAGGTGGCGATAATTATAGAATCGGAATGGGTGGTAGTGCAGTTTCTTCTGTGGCTACTGGAGAGTTCAGCAATTCAATTGAATTAAATGCTATACAACGTTCAAATCCTGAAATGCAAAAAAGAGTTTGTAATGTTATTCGTGCTTTCTCTGAATCGACAAATAACCCAATTATTTCTATTCATGATCATGGAGCTGGAGGTCATTTAAATTGTTTGTCGGAATTGGTGGAAGCTACTGGTGGAATTATCAATTTAAGAAAATTGCCTGTTGGAGATGCTACGCTTTCTGCGAAAGAAATAGTTGGTAACGAGTCGCAAGAACGAATGGGATTGGTAATTGAAGAAAAAGACTTGACATTGATGCAAGAAATTGCAGATAGAGAACGAGCGCCAATGTATGTGGTTGGTGATATTACTGGCGACCATAAATTTACGTTTGAGGATAAAGAAACAGGTCAAAATCCTATCGATTTAAAAATTGAGGACATGTTTGGTAAGCCACCAAAAACGGTTATTACTGATACTACCAATAAAACAAAATACCAAGAGGTTGATTACGACACCAACAAAATTAAAGAGTACTTAAACCAAGTGCTGCAATTGGAATCTGTGGCTTGTAAAGATTGGTTAACCAATAAAGTAGACCGTTCGGTTACGGGTAAAGTGGCAAAGCAACAAACTGTTGGAGAAATTCAAGTGCCATTAAATAATTTAGGTGCTGTAGCTTTAGATTATACAGGAAAATCTGGAATTGCAACGGCTCTTGGTCATGCACCAATAGCTTCTTTAATTAATCCGGTAAACGGAAGTAAATTGGCTATTGCAGAAGCATTAACAAACCTTATTTGGGCGCCAATGCCAAACGGAATAAAATCTGTTTCGTTGAGTGCCAATTGGATGTGGCCGTGTAAAAACCCAGGTGAAGATGCACGATTGTATGAGGCGGTAGAATCGGTAAGTACATTTGCTTGCGATTTAGGGTTAAATATTCCAACAGGAAAAGATTCTTTATCGATGGTACAAAAGTACAAAGATGATAAAGTGTATGCTCCGGGTACGGTTATCATTACTGCTTCTGGTGAAGTAACTGATATCAAGAAAATTGTTGAACCTTTGTTGGTGGTAAATGAAGAAACTTCGTTGATTTATATCGATTTTTCTGAAGATAAATTCCAATTAGGAGGTTCTGCATTTGCTCAGGTAGTAAATAAAATTGGAACTACCGCTCCAAACATTAACGACCATAATTATTTTGCAAGAGCTTTCGATACTGTACAGCAACTGATAAAAGATGGAAAAGTTTTGGCGGGACACGATATTTCTTCGGGTGGTTTAATTACTGCTTTATTGGAGATGAATTTTGGTAATACCAGTGGTGGTTTAAATGTAAATTTAGATTCGATTGATGAAGCCGATTTGATTAAAATATTGTTTAACGAAAACCCTGCAATATTAATACAGGTAAAAGATAGCGACAAGGTTGTTTCGGAATTAGGCAAAAAAGGAATTCACGCACACATTATTGCAAAACCAATTCAAAAACGAGAAATAAACATTAAACATAAAGGAGCTCAATTAAAATTTGATGTTGAAGAGTTAAGAGACACTTGGTTTAAAACATCTTATTTGTTGGATAAAAATCAATCGACGGAACATTATGCAGCCGAGCGATTTAAAAATTACAAGGAATATAAATTAAACTATAAATTTCCTCAGCATTTTAAAGGCAATTTATCTGATTATGGAGTAGGGCATGGTAGAAAAACTAAAACAGGAGCGAAGGCAGCTATTATTAGAGAAAAAGGGGTAAACGGTGATAGAGAAATGGCTTACTCCTTGTTTTTGGCTGGTTTTGATGTAAAAGATGTTCACATGACCGATTTAATTTCGGGTAGAGAAGATTTATCGGATGTAAACATGATTGTTTTTGTTGGTGGATTTTCTAACTCTGATGTACTGGGTTCTGCAAAAGGTTGGGCAGGAGCATTTTTGTTTAATCCAAAAGCAAAACAAGCCTTAGATAATTTTTATGCAAGAAAAGATACCTTGAGTTTAGGAGTTTGTAACGGTTGTCAATTAATGATGGAGTTAGGCTTGGTAAAATCGAAAGGACAAACACAACCTATGCACCACAATGTTTCAGGTAAATTTGAATCAACGTTCTTGGGTGTAACGGTACAAGAGAATAAATCCATTTTATTGTCGTCTTTAACAGGAAGTAGTTTAGGTATTTGGGTAGCACACGGCGAAGGACGATTTATGTTTGAAGGTGAAGAAACCGACTACAACATTGCTTTAACGTATAACTATAACAACTATCCAGGAAATCCAAATGGTTCTGAATACAACACTGCTGGTATAGTTTCTGATTGTGGACGTCATTTAGCTATGATGCCCCACTTGGAGCGTATTATTTTTCCTTGGCAAGCACCATTTTATCCAGCTGATAAAAAAATGGAAGAAGTAACCCCTTGGTTTGAAGCATTTGTAAATGCTCGAAAATGGGTGGGAACGGTAAGTAAATAA
- a CDS encoding ATP-binding protein → MIARTLTKIVSSKLFKGKAIVLIGPRQVGKTTLIKELLRSNPYLFLNGDDPIVRSKLTNPSSEELKTILGNFKIVFIDEAQRIENIGITLKIIHDQFKDVQLLVSGSSAFELKNEMNEPLTGRKWEYNLYPISYEEYENQMGYIAAQSDLENRLLYGFYPDIINNKGSEVELLNQLTESYLYKDILSYANIKKPDVLEKILQALAFQVGNEVSFNEIAQLVGVDKNTVSNYIRLLELGYVVYALPSFSRNLRNEIKTNKKYYFYDNGVRNALIQNFNPIDFRNDIGALWENFLIGERLKTNHYHLNYTNSFFWRTVQQQEVDYVEEHGGKIYGFEFKWNPKAKVKVPQNFITAYDASFTVINKDNFREFVLKN, encoded by the coding sequence ATGATAGCAAGAACTTTAACAAAAATTGTTAGTAGTAAGCTTTTTAAAGGAAAAGCAATAGTCTTGATTGGTCCAAGACAAGTAGGAAAAACAACCTTAATTAAAGAATTGTTGAGGTCTAATCCTTATCTTTTTCTGAATGGAGATGATCCAATAGTAAGAAGTAAGTTAACAAATCCATCAAGTGAAGAGCTTAAAACTATACTTGGTAACTTTAAGATAGTGTTTATTGATGAAGCTCAGCGGATAGAGAATATTGGTATTACATTAAAAATTATTCACGACCAATTTAAAGATGTACAATTATTAGTTAGTGGGTCATCGGCTTTTGAATTAAAAAATGAGATGAACGAACCACTTACAGGAAGAAAATGGGAATATAACTTATATCCAATTTCTTATGAAGAATACGAAAATCAAATGGGATATATTGCTGCTCAAAGTGATTTGGAAAACAGATTACTATATGGGTTTTATCCTGACATCATTAATAATAAAGGCAGTGAAGTTGAACTGCTAAATCAACTAACAGAGAGTTATTTATATAAGGATATTCTATCTTATGCAAACATTAAAAAACCTGATGTACTCGAAAAAATACTTCAAGCATTGGCTTTTCAGGTTGGTAATGAAGTTAGTTTTAATGAAATTGCACAATTAGTTGGTGTTGATAAAAATACGGTTAGTAATTATATTCGTTTATTGGAGTTAGGTTATGTGGTTTATGCACTCCCATCGTTTAGTAGAAATTTGAGAAATGAGATAAAAACCAATAAAAAATATTATTTCTATGACAATGGAGTAAGAAACGCACTAATTCAGAATTTCAATCCTATTGATTTCAGAAATGATATTGGTGCTTTATGGGAGAATTTTTTAATAGGTGAACGATTGAAAACAAACCATTATCATTTAAATTATACAAATAGTTTTTTTTGGAGAACAGTGCAACAACAAGAAGTTGATTATGTTGAAGAGCATGGAGGTAAAATATATGGCTTTGAATTTAAATGGAATCCAAAAGCGAAAGTAAAAGTACCTCAAAACTTTATTACAGCTTATGATGCTTCTTTTACCGTAATTAACAAAGATAATTTTCGTGAGTTTGTACTGAAAAATTAA
- a CDS encoding T9SS type A sorting domain-containing protein — translation MSRYLFYFLLFFLFENNLYSQNIELWGITELGGEYNSGTIFKTDNDGSNHTVIKSFHKYEGAGSLYTKFCETPSGNFYNLLSSGGLYNKGVLIQYNPSTNDYTKKFEFDSLSGDSPHGNLLYASDGNLYGMTYKGGTNNLGIIFKYNPTTETFLKLFDFDGVNGQNPENGLFQAANGKLYGVTSGGGLNSYGVIFELDITTNSFQKKYDFTNLNEGAIPFGNYIEVNNGLIYGITLYGGLNLFGVIYQYDYINNTYTKKIDFNSTISNYNNIGSLTLLRNGKILGINSSGGNNNLGVLYDYDYVTNNITKKLDFNGVSNGSNPCGTILETTNGSFFGMTTEGGVNNTGILYEFDTITNSLTKIIDFQDSIGTNPFGSLHQSANGKIYGITQGGGIVNGVVFEFDTISQIPVKKINLNWAEDGSIPQQHLLKANDGNMYGVTASGGTYNLGTLFRINLTNGVYTKLHDFGDISQERTPLSGLIQATNGKIYGTTSYGGITEGGVIFEYDIIQNSYIKKVEIDRNNHGNFSQSTLLEASDGNIYGCASAGGIYNAGTLFQYNPFTNTLTKKVDFKSDSIGDYPFGCLIELNNKLFGITNSGGINTDGVLFEYDINAEILTKKGDFNWLTTGTPSGALVKAVNGKLYGIASSGGLNGYGTIYEFDTLTNNISIKFDFDDINSGKYPIGSLILSGNKLYGMTTKGGLYGFGVIFEFDPTNSNFINKHNFNAYNGNRPIGKLIEIQTVGIEDFELFNESIYPNPVSTHLNITNLSTLEEIELNIIDNLGRLIDSFKSRENNIIINVASYNPGLYFISIKKKNYLKTIKIIKN, via the coding sequence ATGAGCAGATACTTATTCTATTTTCTTTTATTTTTTCTATTTGAAAATAATCTATATTCACAAAATATAGAACTATGGGGTATAACTGAACTAGGAGGAGAATATAATTCAGGAACCATATTTAAGACAGACAATGATGGCTCAAATCATACTGTAATTAAGTCTTTCCATAAGTATGAAGGAGCTGGTTCTTTATACACTAAATTTTGTGAAACACCTTCAGGGAATTTTTATAATTTGTTAAGTAGTGGTGGACTATATAACAAAGGGGTATTAATTCAATATAATCCTTCAACTAATGATTATACCAAAAAATTTGAATTTGACAGTTTAAGTGGTGATTCACCACATGGGAACCTTCTTTATGCTTCTGATGGTAATCTTTATGGAATGACCTATAAAGGAGGAACGAATAATCTAGGCATAATTTTTAAATACAATCCAACAACGGAAACATTTTTGAAACTTTTTGATTTTGATGGAGTAAACGGCCAAAATCCTGAAAATGGGTTATTCCAAGCTGCAAATGGTAAATTATATGGTGTTACTAGTGGTGGAGGATTAAATTCTTATGGAGTAATTTTTGAACTTGATATTACAACTAATTCCTTTCAGAAGAAATATGATTTTACAAATTTAAATGAGGGTGCAATTCCTTTTGGAAATTATATTGAAGTAAATAATGGATTAATATATGGAATCACTTTATATGGTGGTCTTAATTTATTTGGAGTAATTTATCAATATGATTATATAAATAATACATACACTAAAAAAATAGATTTTAATTCAACTATTAGTAATTATAATAATATAGGTAGCTTAACTCTATTAAGAAATGGAAAGATTTTAGGAATTAATTCATCTGGAGGAAATAATAATTTAGGAGTGTTATATGATTATGACTATGTGACAAATAATATTACAAAAAAATTAGATTTTAATGGCGTCTCCAATGGTAGTAATCCTTGTGGCACAATATTAGAAACAACTAATGGTAGTTTTTTTGGAATGACCACTGAAGGTGGTGTAAATAATACTGGGATTTTGTATGAATTTGATACAATAACAAATTCTTTAACTAAAATAATAGATTTTCAAGACAGCATTGGCACCAACCCTTTTGGCAGTTTGCATCAATCGGCTAATGGTAAAATATACGGTATAACTCAAGGTGGCGGCATTGTTAATGGTGTAGTTTTCGAATTTGACACTATTTCACAGATTCCAGTAAAGAAAATTAATTTAAATTGGGCAGAAGATGGAAGTATCCCTCAACAACATTTGTTAAAAGCAAATGATGGAAATATGTATGGAGTTACTGCGTCTGGAGGAACTTATAATTTAGGCACCTTATTCAGAATCAACCTTACAAATGGAGTTTATACTAAACTACATGACTTTGGAGATATATCTCAAGAACGTACTCCTTTATCTGGTCTTATACAAGCAACAAATGGAAAAATTTATGGTACTACATCATATGGAGGTATAACTGAAGGTGGGGTGATTTTTGAATATGACATAATACAAAATTCATATATTAAAAAGGTTGAGATAGATAGAAATAACCATGGAAATTTTTCACAAAGCACATTATTAGAAGCGTCTGATGGGAATATTTATGGTTGTGCATCTGCTGGGGGAATTTATAATGCTGGAACTTTATTTCAATATAACCCCTTCACAAATACTCTAACAAAAAAAGTTGACTTTAAATCAGATAGTATTGGGGATTATCCGTTCGGATGTTTGATAGAACTTAATAACAAATTATTTGGAATTACCAATTCTGGAGGTATTAATACAGATGGAGTTTTATTTGAATATGATATAAATGCTGAAATATTAACGAAAAAGGGTGATTTTAACTGGCTAACAACTGGCACTCCATCTGGGGCATTAGTTAAAGCTGTTAATGGAAAGTTGTATGGAATAGCTTCATCTGGAGGGTTAAATGGTTATGGAACCATTTACGAATTCGATACATTGACAAATAATATTTCCATTAAATTTGATTTTGATGATATTAATAGCGGAAAATATCCCATTGGAAGTTTAATTCTATCTGGTAATAAACTATATGGAATGACTACAAAAGGCGGTTTGTATGGATTTGGAGTTATATTTGAGTTTGACCCAACAAACTCTAACTTTATAAATAAACATAATTTTAATGCTTATAATGGAAATAGACCAATAGGTAAATTAATAGAAATTCAAACTGTAGGAATTGAGGATTTTGAACTTTTCAATGAGTCAATCTATCCAAACCCAGTATCTACTCATCTAAATATTACTAATTTAAGTACACTTGAAGAAATCGAATTAAATATTATTGATAATCTTGGTAGATTAATTGACTCTTTTAAGTCGAGAGAGAATAACATAATAATAAACGTGGCTTCATATAATCCAGGTTTATACTTTATCTCAATAAAAAAGAAAAACTATTTGAAAACAATAAAAATCATAAAAAACTAA
- a CDS encoding DUF3467 domain-containing protein produces the protein MNENQNENQLNIELTEEIAEGTYSNLAIISHSNSEFVIDFIRVMPGVPKAKVKSRILMTPEHAKRLLNALQDNIQKFESKHGKVKDIEAGGIPLNFGGPTAEA, from the coding sequence ATGAACGAAAACCAAAACGAAAATCAGTTAAACATAGAACTAACTGAAGAGATAGCAGAAGGAACGTATTCTAACCTTGCTATAATAAGCCATTCCAATTCTGAATTTGTAATTGACTTTATAAGAGTTATGCCAGGTGTACCTAAAGCAAAAGTAAAATCGAGAATTTTAATGACTCCAGAGCATGCAAAACGTTTGTTAAATGCTTTACAAGACAACATACAAAAATTTGAAAGCAAACACGGTAAAGTTAAAGACATTGAAGCTGGTGGTATTCCACTAAACTTTGGAGGACCAACAGCTGAGGCTTAG